The following are encoded in a window of Rosa chinensis cultivar Old Blush chromosome 4, RchiOBHm-V2, whole genome shotgun sequence genomic DNA:
- the LOC112198105 gene encoding transcription factor bHLH49 isoform X2 gives MDMSEKDKFELENRNEEPMNYSPSMTYGFGGSNLTNASMDLVPTGNSMADSKEDLIGSSSQPSASMVESFSPALWDHPTNAQNMGFCDINGQTSASTSNTMGIRKGIPASLRSGIDRPLDMCWNPPNSMLKGGIFLPNGPAGMLPQSLSQFPADSGFIERAARFSCFNGGNFSDMMNPFVVPESMSLYSKGGGMMQWAVAGQGTKAMSSNELNQVGDASNEVSLPIDHGATDGSPLKNEKKSESLVKSHDEAKNAMDGSGNESDEADFSGGAEEPSMMEDTGVGPSSKGSKKRKRSGQANELDQTKIAAHQSVESTKDDTEMVQKGASTTNKTTGRLVKQGSQTSDPPKEEYIHVRARRGQATNSHSLAERVRREKISERMKFLQDLVPGCSKVTGKAVMLDEIINYVQSLQRQVEFLSMKLATVNPRLDLNIESLLEKDILQSRVGPSSSMGFSPDMHIAYPPLHPSQSGLIQAGLPGMGSSSDLLRRAMGSQMAPMTGGFKEPSQDLGHQAI, from the exons ATGGATATGAGTGAGAAAGATAAATTTGAATTGGAGAATAGGAATGAGGAGCCTATGAATTATTCACCTTCTATGACCTATGGGTTTGGTGGCTCCAATCTCACAAATGCATCTATGGATTTGGTTCCTACTGGGAATTCTATGGCAGATAGTAAAGAGGATCTGATTGGTTCTTCTTCACAACCCTCTGCTTCAATGGTGGAGTCATTTAGCCCAGCGCTTTGGGACCACCCAACCAATGCACAAAACATGGGTTTTTGTGACATTAATGGTCAGACCAGTGCAAGCACTTCAAACACAATGGGAATTAGAAAAGGGATTCCTGCCTCTTTGAGAAGTGGGATTGATAGACCACTTGATATGTGTTGGAACCCACCAAATTCGATGTTGAAAGGGGGAATTTTCTTACCAAATGGGCCGGCAGGGATGCTACCGCAGAGCTTGTCTCAGTTTCCAGCTGATTCTGGGTTCATTGAGCGTGCTGCTAGGTTCTCGTGCTTCAATGGTGGGAATTTTAGTGATATGATGAACCCTTTTGTTGTTCCTGAATCAATGAGTCTTTATTCTAAGGGTGGGGGAATGATGCAATGGGCTGTGGCAGGCCAGGGGACTAAAGCAATGTCCAGCAATGAGCTCAATCAAGTAGGTGATGCTTCGAACGAGGTTTCTTTGCCTATTGATCATGGGGCAACTGATGGGAGCCCACTTAAGAATGAGAAGAAAAGTGAGAGTCTTGTGAAGTCTCACGATGAAGCAAAAAATGCAATGGATGGGTCTGGTAATGAGTCTGATGAAGCCGATTTCAGTGGTGGTGCGGAGGAGCCGTCTATGATGGAGGATACAGGGGTGGGACCTTCTTCTAAGGGCtctaagaaaaggaaaaggagtGGACAG GCTAATGAACTTGATCAAACCAAAATAGCTGCACATCAATCCGTTGAATCAACAAAGGATGATACTGAAATGGTACAGAAGGGAGCTTCAACTACCAACAAGACTACTGGAAGACTTGTCAAACAAGGGTCTCAGACGTCTGATCCACCAAAAGAAGAATATATTCATGTTAGGGCTCGAAGAGGCCAAGCAACAAATAGCCATAGTCTTGCAGAAAGA GTCAGAAGGGAGAAGATCAGTGAGAGGATGAAGTTTCTTCAAGATCTTGTACCTGGATGTAGCAAG GTAACTGGGAAGGCAGTGATGCTGGACGAAATCATTAATTATGTACAGTCATTGCAACGGCAGGTTGAG TTTTTGTCAATGAAACTTGCAACAGTGAATCCACGATTGGATTTAAACATTGAAAGCCTCCTGGAAAAAGAT ATCCTTCAGTCACGAGTTGGACCTTCATCTTCGATGGGATTTTCTCCGGATATGCATATTGCCTATCCTCCACTTCATCCATCTCAGTCGGGACTTATTCAAGCAGGCCTTCCTGGGATGGGGAGCTCTTCTGATTTGCTTCGAAGGGCCATGGGTTCCCAAATGGCACCTATGACTGGAGGATTCAAGGAGCCTTCCCAG GATCTGGGACACCAGGCCATATGA
- the LOC112198105 gene encoding transcription factor bHLH49 isoform X1 yields the protein MDMSEKDKFELENRNEEPMNYSPSMTYGFGGSNLTNASMDLVPTGNSMADSKEDLIGSSSQPSASMVESFSPALWDHPTNAQNMGFCDINGQTSASTSNTMGIRKGIPASLRSGIDRPLDMCWNPPNSMLKGGIFLPNGPAGMLPQSLSQFPADSGFIERAARFSCFNGGNFSDMMNPFVVPESMSLYSKGGGMMQWAVAGQGTKAMSSNELNQVGDASNEVSLPIDHGATDGSPLKNEKKSESLVKSHDEAKNAMDGSGNESDEADFSGGAEEPSMMEDTGVGPSSKGSKKRKRSGQANELDQTKIAAHQSVESTKDDTEMVQKGASTTNKTTGRLVKQGSQTSDPPKEEYIHVRARRGQATNSHSLAERVRREKISERMKFLQDLVPGCSKVTGKAVMLDEIINYVQSLQRQVEFLSMKLATVNPRLDLNIESLLEKDILQSRVGPSSSMGFSPDMHIAYPPLHPSQSGLIQAGLPGMGSSSDLLRRAMGSQMAPMTGGFKEPSQLSNVWEDELQNVFQMSYGTGTPSNSQDVDGSGTPGHMKVEL from the exons ATGGATATGAGTGAGAAAGATAAATTTGAATTGGAGAATAGGAATGAGGAGCCTATGAATTATTCACCTTCTATGACCTATGGGTTTGGTGGCTCCAATCTCACAAATGCATCTATGGATTTGGTTCCTACTGGGAATTCTATGGCAGATAGTAAAGAGGATCTGATTGGTTCTTCTTCACAACCCTCTGCTTCAATGGTGGAGTCATTTAGCCCAGCGCTTTGGGACCACCCAACCAATGCACAAAACATGGGTTTTTGTGACATTAATGGTCAGACCAGTGCAAGCACTTCAAACACAATGGGAATTAGAAAAGGGATTCCTGCCTCTTTGAGAAGTGGGATTGATAGACCACTTGATATGTGTTGGAACCCACCAAATTCGATGTTGAAAGGGGGAATTTTCTTACCAAATGGGCCGGCAGGGATGCTACCGCAGAGCTTGTCTCAGTTTCCAGCTGATTCTGGGTTCATTGAGCGTGCTGCTAGGTTCTCGTGCTTCAATGGTGGGAATTTTAGTGATATGATGAACCCTTTTGTTGTTCCTGAATCAATGAGTCTTTATTCTAAGGGTGGGGGAATGATGCAATGGGCTGTGGCAGGCCAGGGGACTAAAGCAATGTCCAGCAATGAGCTCAATCAAGTAGGTGATGCTTCGAACGAGGTTTCTTTGCCTATTGATCATGGGGCAACTGATGGGAGCCCACTTAAGAATGAGAAGAAAAGTGAGAGTCTTGTGAAGTCTCACGATGAAGCAAAAAATGCAATGGATGGGTCTGGTAATGAGTCTGATGAAGCCGATTTCAGTGGTGGTGCGGAGGAGCCGTCTATGATGGAGGATACAGGGGTGGGACCTTCTTCTAAGGGCtctaagaaaaggaaaaggagtGGACAG GCTAATGAACTTGATCAAACCAAAATAGCTGCACATCAATCCGTTGAATCAACAAAGGATGATACTGAAATGGTACAGAAGGGAGCTTCAACTACCAACAAGACTACTGGAAGACTTGTCAAACAAGGGTCTCAGACGTCTGATCCACCAAAAGAAGAATATATTCATGTTAGGGCTCGAAGAGGCCAAGCAACAAATAGCCATAGTCTTGCAGAAAGA GTCAGAAGGGAGAAGATCAGTGAGAGGATGAAGTTTCTTCAAGATCTTGTACCTGGATGTAGCAAG GTAACTGGGAAGGCAGTGATGCTGGACGAAATCATTAATTATGTACAGTCATTGCAACGGCAGGTTGAG TTTTTGTCAATGAAACTTGCAACAGTGAATCCACGATTGGATTTAAACATTGAAAGCCTCCTGGAAAAAGAT ATCCTTCAGTCACGAGTTGGACCTTCATCTTCGATGGGATTTTCTCCGGATATGCATATTGCCTATCCTCCACTTCATCCATCTCAGTCGGGACTTATTCAAGCAGGCCTTCCTGGGATGGGGAGCTCTTCTGATTTGCTTCGAAGGGCCATGGGTTCCCAAATGGCACCTATGACTGGAGGATTCAAGGAGCCTTCCCAG CTATCAAATGTGTGGGAGGATGAGCTCCAGAATGTTTTCCAAATGAGCTATGGAACTGGAACTCCCTCCAATAGCCAAGATGTCGATG GATCTGGGACACCAGGCCATATGAAAGTTGAACTTTGA
- the LOC112198105 gene encoding transcription factor bHLH49 isoform X3, producing the protein MVESFSPALWDHPTNAQNMGFCDINGQTSASTSNTMGIRKGIPASLRSGIDRPLDMCWNPPNSMLKGGIFLPNGPAGMLPQSLSQFPADSGFIERAARFSCFNGGNFSDMMNPFVVPESMSLYSKGGGMMQWAVAGQGTKAMSSNELNQVGDASNEVSLPIDHGATDGSPLKNEKKSESLVKSHDEAKNAMDGSGNESDEADFSGGAEEPSMMEDTGVGPSSKGSKKRKRSGQANELDQTKIAAHQSVESTKDDTEMVQKGASTTNKTTGRLVKQGSQTSDPPKEEYIHVRARRGQATNSHSLAERVRREKISERMKFLQDLVPGCSKVTGKAVMLDEIINYVQSLQRQVEFLSMKLATVNPRLDLNIESLLEKDILQSRVGPSSSMGFSPDMHIAYPPLHPSQSGLIQAGLPGMGSSSDLLRRAMGSQMAPMTGGFKEPSQLSNVWEDELQNVFQMSYGTGTPSNSQDVDGSGTPGHMKVEL; encoded by the exons ATGGTGGAGTCATTTAGCCCAGCGCTTTGGGACCACCCAACCAATGCACAAAACATGGGTTTTTGTGACATTAATGGTCAGACCAGTGCAAGCACTTCAAACACAATGGGAATTAGAAAAGGGATTCCTGCCTCTTTGAGAAGTGGGATTGATAGACCACTTGATATGTGTTGGAACCCACCAAATTCGATGTTGAAAGGGGGAATTTTCTTACCAAATGGGCCGGCAGGGATGCTACCGCAGAGCTTGTCTCAGTTTCCAGCTGATTCTGGGTTCATTGAGCGTGCTGCTAGGTTCTCGTGCTTCAATGGTGGGAATTTTAGTGATATGATGAACCCTTTTGTTGTTCCTGAATCAATGAGTCTTTATTCTAAGGGTGGGGGAATGATGCAATGGGCTGTGGCAGGCCAGGGGACTAAAGCAATGTCCAGCAATGAGCTCAATCAAGTAGGTGATGCTTCGAACGAGGTTTCTTTGCCTATTGATCATGGGGCAACTGATGGGAGCCCACTTAAGAATGAGAAGAAAAGTGAGAGTCTTGTGAAGTCTCACGATGAAGCAAAAAATGCAATGGATGGGTCTGGTAATGAGTCTGATGAAGCCGATTTCAGTGGTGGTGCGGAGGAGCCGTCTATGATGGAGGATACAGGGGTGGGACCTTCTTCTAAGGGCtctaagaaaaggaaaaggagtGGACAG GCTAATGAACTTGATCAAACCAAAATAGCTGCACATCAATCCGTTGAATCAACAAAGGATGATACTGAAATGGTACAGAAGGGAGCTTCAACTACCAACAAGACTACTGGAAGACTTGTCAAACAAGGGTCTCAGACGTCTGATCCACCAAAAGAAGAATATATTCATGTTAGGGCTCGAAGAGGCCAAGCAACAAATAGCCATAGTCTTGCAGAAAGA GTCAGAAGGGAGAAGATCAGTGAGAGGATGAAGTTTCTTCAAGATCTTGTACCTGGATGTAGCAAG GTAACTGGGAAGGCAGTGATGCTGGACGAAATCATTAATTATGTACAGTCATTGCAACGGCAGGTTGAG TTTTTGTCAATGAAACTTGCAACAGTGAATCCACGATTGGATTTAAACATTGAAAGCCTCCTGGAAAAAGAT ATCCTTCAGTCACGAGTTGGACCTTCATCTTCGATGGGATTTTCTCCGGATATGCATATTGCCTATCCTCCACTTCATCCATCTCAGTCGGGACTTATTCAAGCAGGCCTTCCTGGGATGGGGAGCTCTTCTGATTTGCTTCGAAGGGCCATGGGTTCCCAAATGGCACCTATGACTGGAGGATTCAAGGAGCCTTCCCAG CTATCAAATGTGTGGGAGGATGAGCTCCAGAATGTTTTCCAAATGAGCTATGGAACTGGAACTCCCTCCAATAGCCAAGATGTCGATG GATCTGGGACACCAGGCCATATGAAAGTTGAACTTTGA
- the LOC112199689 gene encoding 1-aminocyclopropane-1-carboxylate oxidase homolog 1 gives MHADSALRAEVIEKIRHACEKWGFFQVVNHGIPVNVLDGVIRGMREFNEQDGELKKELYTRTPGKKVYYLSNHDCTRLHQLTGETHLPVLWFLIHPNRPEELQSVCR, from the coding sequence ATGCATGCAGACTCAGCTTTACGAGCTGAGGTCATAGAGAAAATTCGACATGCGTGTGAGAAATGGGGTTTCTTTCAGGTAGTGAATCATGGAATTCCTGTAAATGTTTTGGATGGGGTGATTCGAGGAATGCGAGAGTTTAATGAGCAGGATGGTGAGCTGAAGAAAGAGTTGTATACAAGGACTCCCGGGAAGAAAGTGTATTATCTGTCTAATCATGATTGTACCAGGCTTCATCAGCTGACTGGAGAGACACACTTGCCTGTTCTCTGGTTCCTAATCCACCCAAACCGGCCAGAAGAATTACAGTCAGTATGCAGGTAA